One Solanum lycopersicum chromosome 4, SLM_r2.1 DNA window includes the following coding sequences:
- the LOC138347848 gene encoding secreted RxLR effector protein 161-like, with product MDEAYPLSTPMVVRSLDVNKDPFRPQEKDENFFGSEVPNLSAIGALMYLANTTRPDIAFVVNLLARYSSAPTKRYWNEIKHILRYLKGTTDMGLFYSVNCSSNLVGYADAGYLFDPHKILSRDNVADLFTKSLPTATFKKMVHKLGM from the exons ATGGATGAAGCGTATCCATTAAGTACTCCGATGGTTGTTCGTTCACTTGATGTGAATAAGGATCCATTCCGACCTCAAGAAAAGGATGAAAATTTTTTTGGTTCTGAAGTACCAAATCTTAGTGCAATTGGTGCACTAATGTATCTTGCTAATACTACAAGGCCTGATATAGCTTTTGTTGTTAACTTGTTAGCAAGATATAGTTCTGCTCCTACTAAGAGATATTGGAATGAGATCAAACACATTTTGCGATATCTTAAAGGGACAACTGATATGGGCTTATTTTATTCTGTTAATTGTAGCTCAAATCTTGTTGGTTATGCTGATGCAGGATATTTATTTGATCCACACAAA ATTCTTTCAAGAGACAATGTGGCTGAtctattcaccaagtctctaccaactgcaactttcaagaagatggtgcacaaaCTTGGAATGTGA
- the LOC101248091 gene encoding remorin 4.2-like → MSNDQRALVLSSNNNNRDNNHEDQDQNQNLRDDDIRDIHAMTPPQPPVPPIMTNINRGRRREAWETSSHRSSSLSSELGGVPSENFTTMSREFNALVLAGSSTNNNNNDNNNNNNDTSHEVEGTINNNLGRIFEEETIVEENNSLAIVADNTNNNNYNNNNNVYLNPSTPSPNNNLSGISQQGEVIVHRVKKEEVESKISAWQTAKIAKINNRFKCEDAVINGWENEEVQKATSWMKKVERKLEEKRAKALEKMQNDIANARRKAEERKASAEAKRGTKVARVVELANLMRAVGRAPTKRSFF, encoded by the exons aTGTCTAATGATCAAAGAGCTCTAGTCTTATCAAGTAACAACAATAATAGAGACAACAATCACGAAGATCAAGATCAGAATCAGAATCTTCGAGATGATGATATCAGAGATATCCATGCTATGACACCACCACAACCACCAGTACCACCAATCATGACAAATATTAATCGTGGACGAAGGAGGGAAGCTTGGGAAACAAGTAGTCATAGATCATCATCTTTGTCCTCAGAGTTAGGAGGAGTTCCAAGTGAGAATTTCACAACCATGAGTAGAGAGTTCAATGCCTTGGTACTTGCTGGATCTTctaccaacaacaacaacaacgacaacaacaacaataataatgatacaaGTCATGAAGTTGAAGGtacaatcaataataatttagGAAGGATTTTCGAAGAGGAGACTATagttgaagaaaataattctttaGCTATTGTAGCAGATAATacgaataataataattataacaataataataatgtttattTAAACCCTAGTACTCCTTCTCCTAACAATAATTTGAGTGGAATTAGTCAACAAGGAGAAGTGATTGTACATAGAGTGAAGAAAGAGGAAGTTGAATCAAAGATTAGTGCATGGCAAACTGCAAAAATTGCAAAGATTAATAATAGGTTTAAGTGTGAAGATGCTGTGATTAATGGATGGGAAAATGAAGAAGTCCAAAAGGCTACTTCATGGATGAAGAAAGTTGAG aGGAAGTTAGAGGAAAAAAGAGCAAAAGCACTAGAAAAGATGCAAAATGATATAGCAAATGCAAGAAGAAAAGCAGAGGAAAGAAAGGCATCAGCAGAAGCAAAAAGAGGAACAAAAGTAGCTAGAGTTGTTGAATTAGCCAATTTGATGAGAGCTGTTGGTAGAGCTCCAACAAAACGTtccttcttttaa